The following nucleotide sequence is from Bradyrhizobium roseum.
GGCGCCGAATCAGCTCTTCAGCATCGAATTGATGCGCTTGGCGAACTCTTCAAAGCTCTGCTCGCCCTTGAGCATCTCGCCGTTGACGAAGAAGGTCGGGGTCGACTGCACCTTCAGCACCTCGGCGGCGTATTTCTGATCGGCGGCGATCTTGTCGAGCAGGGCCTGGTCCTTCAGGCAGTCCTCGACCTGGGTCTGGGTGAGGCCGGCCTGCTTGCCGATCCGGGTCAGCGTCTCGGTGGTGTTCTTCGTCACCCAGGCTTCCTGCTGCTTGAACAAGAGGTCGATGACCGCGAAATATTTCGGGGCGTCGTCCTTGGCGATGCAGCGCGCCAGCATCGAGCCCGCCGCGGCCTTGATGTCGAGCGGGAATTCGCGGAACACGAAACGGATCTTGCCGGTGTCGATGAATTCCGTCTTGATCTTCGGAAACACCTTTTCGGTGAACGCCGCGCAGTGCGGGCAGGTCATCGAGGCGAATTCGGTGACGGTGACGGTCGCGTTCGCCGGCCCGATCGCCATGTCGGGCAGCGACACCGGCTTCGCCACGTCGGTGGCGGACTGCGCCAAGGCGTCCGCGATCAGCCGCAGCGGCGACAAGCCGGCGAGCAGACCGAGCCCGGTCAGCGAGAGAGCGGCGGTGAGT
It contains:
- a CDS encoding DsbA family protein — protein: MMITRRALTAALSLTGLGLLAGLSPLRLIADALAQSATDVAKPVSLPDMAIGPANATVTVTEFASMTCPHCAAFTEKVFPKIKTEFIDTGKIRFVFREFPLDIKAAAGSMLARCIAKDDAPKYFAVIDLLFKQQEAWVTKNTTETLTRIGKQAGLTQTQVEDCLKDQALLDKIAADQKYAAEVLKVQSTPTFFVNGEMLKGEQSFEEFAKRINSMLKS